The Pseudomonas baetica genome includes a region encoding these proteins:
- a CDS encoding lysoplasmalogenase, which yields MGWLILALMGAVTFLYGVSTHAALLCLLVKPLPVLALLGWLHDAPPSDYRRWISLGLIFSLLGDVLLAWPGDLFVFGLGAFLIAHLAYLKAYLSDCKRLAVLPLVLALGVGAVLLGILISSGLGPLLIPVIVYGTAISAMLWRALARLGTDVPKRSALLAAGGALAFVFSDSVIGIDRFVAPFHAAPYVIILSYWLGQWGIAASAFSQTKRI from the coding sequence GTGGGCTGGCTGATCCTGGCGCTGATGGGCGCGGTGACTTTTCTCTACGGTGTGAGCACCCACGCGGCGCTGCTTTGCCTGTTGGTCAAACCGTTACCGGTGCTGGCGCTGCTCGGCTGGCTACACGACGCCCCGCCCAGTGACTATCGCCGCTGGATCAGCCTGGGTCTGATTTTCTCGCTGCTCGGCGACGTGTTGCTGGCATGGCCGGGGGACTTGTTTGTGTTCGGCCTCGGCGCGTTTCTGATCGCGCATCTGGCGTATCTGAAGGCTTATCTGAGTGACTGCAAGCGTCTGGCGGTGCTGCCCTTAGTGCTCGCGCTCGGTGTTGGCGCGGTCTTACTGGGGATTCTGATTTCCAGCGGTCTCGGGCCGTTGCTGATACCAGTGATTGTTTATGGCACCGCGATCAGTGCGATGCTCTGGCGCGCCCTCGCTCGCCTCGGCACCGATGTGCCGAAACGTTCGGCGCTACTCGCGGCGGGTGGTGCGCTGGCGTTTGTATTTTCGGATAGCGTGATCGGTATCGACCGTTTCGTCGCCCCTTTCCACGCCGCACCTTACGTCATCATCCTCAGCTACTGGCTGGGCCAATGGGGCATCGCGGCCTCGGCGTTCTCCCAGACTAAACGGATCTGA
- a CDS encoding protease inhibitor I42 family protein yields the protein MSPTRLFVPLALSLLAACATQPKHNVTVEKQSECPVQLSNGQNLIVTLPSNPTTGYRWAIQDSAGGVLRALSPEVYSNPEDAGVVGAAGVSTWRFQAFAPGTGRLRLTSQQPWAPEVLPVETFDCAISVN from the coding sequence ATGTCCCCCACTCGCCTGTTTGTCCCCCTCGCCCTTTCCTTGCTGGCCGCTTGCGCCACGCAGCCGAAACACAACGTGACCGTGGAAAAACAAAGCGAATGCCCCGTCCAGCTCAGCAACGGGCAAAACCTGATTGTGACGCTGCCAAGCAACCCGACCACGGGCTACCGCTGGGCCATTCAGGATTCGGCAGGCGGTGTATTGCGCGCCCTCAGCCCCGAGGTCTATAGCAATCCGGAGGATGCTGGCGTAGTCGGCGCGGCGGGCGTATCGACCTGGCGCTTTCAAGCATTTGCCCCCGGCACCGGGCGTCTGCGCCTGACCTCGCAACAGCCGTGGGCGCCGGAAGTGTTGCCGGTGGAAACCTTTGACTGCGCCATTTCGGTGAACTGA
- the lon gene encoding endopeptidase La, with the protein MSDQQEFPDNSDDYTEASEDHIEHTASGKGLALPGQNLPDKVYIIPIHNRPFFPAQVLPVIVNEEPWAETLELVSKSEHHSLALFFMDTPQEDPRHFNTDALPQYGTLVKVHHASRENGKLQFVAQGLSRVRIKTWLKHHRPPYLVEVEYPHQPTEPTDEVKAYGMALINAIKELLPLNPLYSEELKNYLNRFSPNDPSPLTDFAAALTSATGLELQEVLDCVPMLKRMEKVLPMLRKEVEVARLQKEISAEVNRKIGEHQREFFLKEQLKVIQQELGLTKDDRSADIEQFEQRLEGKVLPAQVQKRLEEEMHKLSILETGSPEYAVTRNYLDWATSVPWGVYGEDKLDLKHARKVLDKHHAGLDDIKDRILEFLAVGAYKGEISGSIVLLVGPPGVGKTSVGKSIAESLGRPFYRFSLGGMRDEAEIKGHRRTYIGAQPGKLVQALKDVEVMNPVIMLDEIDKMGQSYQGDPASALLETLDPEQNVEFLDHYLDLRMDLSKVLFVCTANTLDSIPGPLLDRMEVIRLSGYITEEKVAIAKRHLWPKLLEKAGVSKGSLSINDSALKALIDGYAREAGVRQLEKQMGKLVRKAVMKLIDDPKAVIKLGPKDLEASLGHPVFRNEQVLSGTGVITGLAWTSMGGATLPIEATRIHTLNRGFKLTGQLGDVMKESAEIAYSYVSSHLKQFGGDAKFFDEAFVHLHVPEGATPKDGPSAGVTMASALLSLARNQAPKKGVAMTGELTLTGHVLPIGGVREKVIAARRQKIFELILPEPNRGNFEELPDYLKEGITVHFAKKFADVAKVLF; encoded by the coding sequence ATGAGCGACCAGCAAGAATTCCCCGATAATTCCGACGACTACACCGAAGCCAGCGAAGACCACATCGAACACACCGCCTCCGGCAAAGGCCTCGCCCTGCCCGGCCAGAACCTGCCGGACAAGGTCTACATCATCCCGATCCACAACCGCCCGTTCTTCCCGGCGCAAGTCCTGCCGGTCATCGTCAACGAAGAACCCTGGGCCGAAACCCTCGAACTGGTCAGCAAATCCGAACACCACTCCCTGGCCCTGTTCTTCATGGACACGCCTCAGGAAGACCCGCGCCACTTCAACACCGACGCCCTGCCGCAATACGGCACCCTGGTCAAAGTCCACCACGCCAGCCGCGAAAACGGCAAACTCCAGTTCGTCGCCCAGGGCCTGAGCCGCGTACGCATCAAGACCTGGCTCAAACACCATCGCCCGCCGTATCTGGTGGAAGTCGAATACCCGCACCAGCCCACCGAGCCGACCGACGAGGTCAAGGCCTACGGCATGGCGCTGATCAACGCGATCAAGGAACTGCTGCCGCTCAACCCGCTGTACAGCGAAGAGCTGAAAAACTACCTCAACCGCTTCAGCCCCAACGACCCGTCGCCGCTGACCGACTTCGCCGCCGCCCTGACCTCCGCCACCGGCCTGGAATTGCAGGAAGTGCTCGACTGCGTGCCCATGCTCAAGCGCATGGAAAAAGTCCTGCCGATGCTGCGCAAGGAAGTCGAAGTCGCGCGCCTGCAAAAAGAGATCTCGGCAGAAGTTAACCGCAAGATCGGCGAGCATCAGCGCGAGTTCTTCCTCAAGGAACAACTCAAAGTCATTCAGCAGGAACTCGGCCTGACCAAGGACGACCGCAGTGCGGACATCGAACAGTTCGAGCAACGCCTGGAAGGCAAAGTCCTGCCGGCGCAGGTGCAGAAACGCCTCGAAGAAGAAATGCACAAACTGTCGATCCTCGAAACCGGCTCACCCGAGTACGCAGTCACCCGCAACTATCTCGACTGGGCGACGTCCGTGCCATGGGGCGTATACGGCGAAGACAAACTCGACCTCAAGCACGCGCGCAAAGTCCTCGACAAACACCACGCTGGGCTTGATGACATCAAGGATCGCATCCTCGAATTCCTCGCCGTCGGTGCCTACAAAGGCGAGATCAGCGGTTCCATCGTGCTGCTGGTCGGCCCGCCGGGTGTGGGTAAAACCAGCGTCGGCAAATCCATCGCCGAATCCCTCGGTCGGCCGTTCTACCGCTTCAGCCTCGGCGGCATGCGCGACGAAGCCGAGATCAAGGGCCACCGCCGCACCTACATCGGCGCGCAGCCGGGCAAACTGGTGCAGGCGCTGAAAGACGTCGAAGTGATGAACCCGGTGATCATGCTCGACGAGATCGACAAGATGGGCCAAAGCTATCAGGGCGACCCGGCCTCGGCACTGCTGGAAACCCTCGACCCGGAGCAGAACGTCGAATTCCTCGACCACTACCTCGACCTGCGCATGGACTTGTCGAAAGTCCTCTTTGTCTGCACCGCCAACACATTGGATTCCATCCCCGGCCCGCTGCTCGACCGCATGGAAGTGATTCGTCTGTCGGGCTACATCACCGAAGAAAAAGTCGCCATCGCCAAGCGTCACTTGTGGCCGAAACTGCTGGAAAAGGCCGGCGTATCCAAGGGCAGCCTGAGCATCAACGATAGCGCGCTCAAGGCGTTGATCGACGGTTACGCCCGTGAAGCCGGCGTGCGCCAGCTCGAAAAGCAAATGGGCAAACTGGTACGCAAAGCGGTGATGAAGCTGATCGACGACCCGAAAGCGGTAATCAAGCTCGGGCCGAAAGACCTGGAGGCCTCGCTCGGTCATCCGGTGTTCCGCAACGAACAAGTGCTGTCCGGCACCGGTGTCATTACCGGCCTTGCGTGGACCAGCATGGGCGGCGCGACGTTACCGATCGAGGCCACGCGGATTCACACACTCAATCGCGGTTTCAAACTAACCGGGCAACTGGGTGATGTGATGAAGGAATCGGCAGAGATCGCCTACAGCTACGTCAGCTCGCACCTGAAACAGTTCGGCGGCGACGCGAAGTTCTTCGACGAGGCCTTCGTCCACCTGCACGTGCCGGAAGGCGCAACGCCGAAGGACGGCCCAAGCGCCGGTGTGACCATGGCCAGCGCCCTGCTCTCGCTCGCACGCAATCAAGCGCCGAAAAAAGGCGTGGCCATGACCGGCGAACTGACGCTGACCGGGCATGTGCTGCCGATTGGCGGGGTGCGCGAGAAGGTGATTGCGGCGCGTCGGCAGAAGATTTTCGAACTGATTCTGCCGGAGCCGAACCGGGGTAATTTTGAGGAATTGCCGGATTATTTGAAGGAAGGGATTACTGTGCACTTTGCGAAGAAATTTGCGGATGTGGCGAAGGTGCTCTTCTGA
- a CDS encoding IS256 family transposase, which produces MPTKKKPLRDLPKIPKELLEEFGEGLITAEAIEDASAAFKKALIERALSAELGHHLGYPPGAQRPEDETNQRNGKTGKTILTGDGPLRLEIPRDRDGSFAPILIPKHERRYTGFDDKIIAMYARGMTVREIRAFLSEQYGTDVSHDFISSVTHEVMEEIGAWQQRPLEPMYPVIFFDALRVKIREEGLVRNKAIYLALGVLPDGTRDILGIWIENTEGAKFWMKVFNDLKTRGVEDVLIAVTDGLKGMPEALSAVFPATTLQTCIVHLIRNSLDYAAWDKRRELAKALKPIYQAINAEAAEEALDAFENGPWGKQYPTVVAAWRRAWDRVIPFFVFPPAIRKVIYTTNAIESINAQLRKIIKTRGHFPTDDAATKLIWLGLRNITANWGSAAHDWKSAMNQFAILYGDRFIRPTW; this is translated from the coding sequence ATGCCAACCAAAAAGAAACCCCTGCGTGACCTACCAAAAATCCCCAAGGAGCTGCTCGAAGAGTTCGGTGAGGGGCTGATTACCGCAGAGGCTATTGAAGACGCTTCTGCGGCCTTCAAGAAGGCCTTGATTGAGCGAGCATTGAGTGCCGAGCTCGGTCACCACCTGGGGTATCCGCCGGGCGCGCAGCGCCCAGAGGATGAAACCAACCAGCGCAATGGCAAAACGGGCAAGACGATTTTGACGGGGGATGGCCCGCTGCGGCTGGAGATTCCCCGTGATCGGGATGGCAGTTTTGCCCCCATTCTGATCCCCAAGCATGAGCGGCGTTACACCGGTTTTGATGACAAGATCATCGCCATGTATGCCCGAGGCATGACCGTTCGAGAAATCCGCGCTTTCCTCTCTGAGCAATACGGGACGGACGTTTCCCATGACTTCATCAGCTCAGTCACGCACGAGGTGATGGAGGAAATTGGTGCGTGGCAACAGCGACCGCTTGAGCCGATGTACCCAGTCATTTTCTTCGATGCGCTGCGGGTCAAGATCCGAGAAGAAGGCCTTGTCCGCAACAAGGCGATTTACTTGGCGCTGGGTGTTTTACCCGATGGAACGCGCGATATTCTTGGTATCTGGATCGAAAACACCGAGGGTGCGAAGTTCTGGATGAAGGTCTTCAACGACCTCAAGACCCGCGGCGTAGAGGACGTGCTGATCGCCGTGACTGACGGTCTCAAAGGCATGCCAGAGGCGCTAAGCGCAGTATTTCCGGCAACAACGCTGCAAACATGCATCGTCCACTTGATCCGCAACAGCCTCGATTACGCGGCGTGGGACAAGCGCCGTGAGCTGGCCAAGGCGCTAAAACCGATCTATCAAGCCATCAACGCAGAAGCGGCTGAGGAAGCACTGGATGCCTTTGAAAATGGCCCTTGGGGTAAGCAATACCCAACGGTGGTGGCGGCCTGGAGACGAGCCTGGGATCGAGTGATTCCATTTTTTGTCTTCCCGCCTGCCATTCGAAAAGTGATCTATACGACCAACGCTATCGAAAGCATCAACGCTCAGCTACGCAAGATCATCAAGACCCGGGGCCACTTCCCGACGGATGACGCAGCGACCAAGCTGATCTGGCTTGGGCTGCGTAACATCACGGCAAACTGGGGCTCGGCGGCTCATGACTGGAAGAGTGCGATGAACCAATTTGCGATTCTGTACGGAGATCGATTTATCAGGCCGACCTGGTAA
- a CDS encoding glucose/quinate/shikimate family membrane-bound PQQ-dependent dehydrogenase, with amino-acid sequence MSTESASSRGRLLPSLLGILLLLMGLAMLAGGVKLSMLGGSLYYLLAGIGIALTGILMLLRRRAALGLYAIVLFASTVWALWEVGLDWWQLVPRLALWFVLGFVMLLPWFRRPLLLAGPAPMGTGGLTVAVVLAGVTALASLFTHPGETFGELGRDTADMTSTAPAMPDGDWQAYGRSEFGDRYSPLKQITPENVGKLQEAWRIQTGDLPTADDPVELTNENTPLKANGMIYACTAHSKVLALDPDTGKELWRFDPQIKSPVGFKGFAHMTCRGVSYYDEAAYAKSENAASAVISEAGKAVAQACPRRLYLPTADARLIALNADTGKICEGFGKNGVVDLTQGIGPFTAGGYYSTSPAAITRDLVIMGGHVTDNESTNEPSGVIRAFDVRDGHLVWNWDSDKPDATEPLAPGETYSRNSANMWSLASVDEKLGMVYLPLGNQTPDQWGADRTPGAEKFSAGVVALDLATGKVRWNYQFTHHDLWDMDVGSQPTLLDMKTADGVKPALIAPTKQGSLYVLDRRDGTPIIPIKEIPVPQGAVKGDFTAPTQARSDLNLLAPELTEKAMWGASPFDQMLCRIQFKELRYEGQYTPPSEQGSLIYPGNVGVFNWGGVSVDPVRQMLFTSPNYMAFVSKMVPREKVAAGSKRESETAGVQPNTGAPYAVIMHPFMSPLGVPCQAPAWGYVAGIDLTTSKVVWKRKNGTSRDSSPIPIGFNLGVPSMGGSIVTAGGVGFLSGTLDQYLRAYDVNSGKELWKTRLPAGGQATPMTYTGKDGKQYVLLVVGGHGSLGTKMGDYVIAYKLPE; translated from the coding sequence ATGAGCACCGAAAGTGCTTCGAGTCGGGGCCGTCTGCTACCGAGCCTGCTCGGCATTCTGCTTCTACTGATGGGCCTGGCCATGTTGGCCGGTGGGGTCAAGCTGAGCATGCTCGGCGGCTCGCTGTACTACCTGCTGGCCGGTATCGGCATCGCGCTGACCGGCATTCTGATGCTGCTGCGCCGTCGTGCGGCGCTGGGCCTGTACGCCATCGTGCTGTTTGCCAGCACCGTTTGGGCGCTGTGGGAAGTCGGTCTGGACTGGTGGCAACTGGTGCCACGTCTGGCGCTGTGGTTTGTCCTCGGCTTCGTGATGTTGCTGCCGTGGTTCCGTCGTCCACTGCTGCTCGCCGGCCCTGCGCCAATGGGCACCGGCGGTCTGACCGTGGCCGTGGTTCTGGCCGGCGTCACCGCTCTGGCCAGCCTGTTCACCCACCCGGGCGAAACCTTCGGCGAACTGGGCCGCGACACTGCCGACATGACCAGCACCGCGCCAGCCATGCCGGATGGCGACTGGCAGGCCTACGGCCGCAGCGAATTCGGCGACCGTTACTCGCCACTGAAGCAGATCACCCCGGAAAACGTCGGCAAGCTGCAAGAAGCCTGGCGCATCCAGACCGGCGACCTGCCGACCGCTGATGACCCGGTTGAGCTGACCAACGAAAACACCCCGCTCAAAGCCAACGGCATGATCTATGCCTGCACCGCGCACAGCAAAGTGCTGGCGCTGGACCCGGACACCGGCAAGGAACTGTGGCGCTTCGACCCGCAGATCAAGAGCCCGGTCGGCTTCAAAGGCTTCGCCCACATGACCTGCCGTGGCGTGTCGTACTACGACGAAGCCGCTTACGCCAAGTCTGAAAACGCTGCCTCCGCCGTAATTTCCGAAGCTGGCAAAGCCGTTGCTCAGGCCTGCCCGCGTCGTCTGTACCTGCCAACCGCTGATGCTCGCCTGATCGCACTGAACGCCGACACCGGCAAAATCTGCGAAGGCTTCGGCAAAAACGGCGTGGTTGACCTGACCCAAGGCATCGGCCCGTTCACCGCCGGTGGTTACTACTCCACCTCACCAGCGGCGATTACCCGTGATCTGGTGATCATGGGCGGTCACGTTACCGACAACGAGTCGACCAACGAGCCATCGGGCGTGATCCGCGCCTTCGACGTGCGCGACGGCCACCTCGTGTGGAACTGGGACAGCGACAAGCCAGACGCCACCGAACCATTGGCTCCGGGCGAAACCTACAGCCGCAACTCGGCCAACATGTGGTCGCTGGCCAGCGTCGACGAAAAACTCGGCATGGTTTACCTGCCACTGGGCAACCAGACCCCAGACCAATGGGGCGCTGACCGCACCCCGGGCGCCGAGAAATTCAGCGCCGGTGTCGTTGCGCTGGACCTGGCCACCGGTAAAGTGCGCTGGAACTACCAGTTCACCCACCACGACCTGTGGGACATGGACGTTGGCAGCCAGCCAACCCTGCTCGACATGAAAACCGCCGATGGTGTGAAACCTGCGCTGATCGCCCCGACCAAACAGGGCAGCCTGTACGTCCTCGACCGTCGTGACGGCACGCCGATCATCCCGATCAAGGAAATCCCGGTACCGCAAGGCGCCGTCAAAGGCGACTTCACCGCACCGACCCAGGCCCGTTCGGACCTCAACCTGCTGGCCCCGGAACTGACCGAAAAAGCCATGTGGGGCGCGAGCCCGTTCGACCAGATGCTGTGCCGCATCCAGTTCAAGGAACTGCGTTATGAAGGTCAGTACACCCCTCCGTCGGAACAGGGCAGCCTGATCTACCCGGGTAACGTTGGCGTGTTCAACTGGGGCGGCGTGTCGGTCGACCCGGTTCGCCAAATGCTGTTCACCAGCCCGAACTACATGGCCTTCGTTTCGAAAATGGTGCCGCGCGAGAAAGTCGCCGCCGGTAGCAAACGCGAAAGCGAAACCGCTGGCGTGCAACCGAACACCGGCGCGCCTTACGCGGTGATCATGCACCCGTTCATGTCGCCACTCGGCGTACCGTGCCAGGCTCCGGCCTGGGGCTACGTCGCCGGTATCGACCTGACCACCAGCAAAGTCGTGTGGAAACGCAAGAACGGCACCAGCCGCGACAGCTCGCCAATCCCGATCGGCTTCAACCTGGGCGTGCCTAGCATGGGCGGCTCGATCGTGACGGCCGGTGGCGTTGGCTTCCTCAGCGGCACCCTCGACCAGTACCTGCGCGCCTACGACGTCAACTCCGGTAAAGAGTTGTGGAAAACGCGTCTGCCAGCAGGTGGTCAAGCGACTCCGATGACCTACACCGGCAAGGACGGCAAACAATACGTGCTGCTCGTTGTCGGCGGCCACGGCTCGCTGGGCACCAAGATGGGTGACTATGTGATTGCGTACAAACTGCCGGAATAA
- a CDS encoding carbohydrate porin — MPDFPFFRDSAISSLRLIGGCTALGLATCAQAAPAFDSESPYMLGDWNGTRTELAEKGYDFKLDYTGEMGSNLHGGYDHDRTARYSDQFGLGTHLDLQKILGWDDAEFQLTITKRSGNNISNDRINDPRVGGFTSAQEVWGRGQTTRLTQMWYQQKFFDQKLDIKVGRFGEGEDFNSFPCDFQNLAFCGSQVGNWVGGIWYNWPVSQWALRVKYHLTPELYAQVGAYEQNPSNLDRGNGFKLSGSGTQGAILPIEVVWTPKLNGLPGEYRAGYYYSNAKANDVYKDSHGQPAALSGEAYRSASSKHGVWLGVQQQITSMASDNSRGLSVFANATMHDKKTNAIDNYVQAGLIYKGPFDARAKDDIGFALARVHVNPAFRKNAEASNRANAVYNYDDPSFLPPQDTEYSAELYYGVHVTNWLTVRPNLQYIRHPGGVDKVDDALIGGIKIQSSF, encoded by the coding sequence ATGCCCGATTTTCCGTTTTTCCGAGACAGCGCTATCTCATCCCTGCGCCTGATCGGCGGCTGCACCGCCCTTGGCCTCGCCACCTGCGCCCAAGCGGCTCCCGCGTTCGACAGTGAATCACCGTACATGCTCGGTGACTGGAACGGCACGCGCACCGAACTCGCGGAAAAAGGCTACGACTTCAAGCTCGATTACACCGGCGAAATGGGCAGCAACCTGCACGGTGGCTACGACCACGACCGCACCGCACGCTACAGCGACCAGTTCGGCCTCGGCACGCATCTGGACTTGCAGAAGATCCTCGGCTGGGACGACGCCGAGTTTCAACTGACCATCACCAAGCGCAGCGGCAACAACATCAGCAACGACCGCATCAACGATCCGCGCGTTGGCGGCTTTACCTCCGCCCAGGAAGTCTGGGGCCGTGGCCAGACCACGCGTCTGACGCAGATGTGGTATCAGCAGAAATTCTTCGATCAGAAACTCGACATCAAGGTCGGCCGTTTCGGCGAAGGCGAAGACTTCAACAGCTTCCCCTGCGACTTCCAGAACCTGGCGTTCTGCGGTTCGCAGGTCGGCAACTGGGTCGGCGGCATCTGGTACAACTGGCCGGTCAGCCAGTGGGCCCTGCGCGTCAAATATCACCTGACGCCGGAGCTGTACGCACAGGTCGGCGCCTACGAGCAGAACCCGTCGAACCTCGATCGCGGCAACGGCTTCAAACTCAGTGGTAGCGGCACCCAAGGCGCGATTCTGCCGATTGAAGTGGTATGGACGCCGAAACTCAATGGCCTGCCGGGCGAATACCGTGCCGGTTACTACTACAGCAACGCCAAGGCCAACGACGTCTATAAAGACAGCCACGGCCAACCGGCAGCGCTGAGCGGTGAAGCCTATCGCAGTGCGTCGAGCAAACACGGCGTGTGGCTCGGTGTGCAACAGCAAATCACCAGCATGGCCAGCGACAACTCCCGTGGCCTGAGCGTGTTCGCCAACGCCACGATGCACGACAAGAAAACCAACGCCATCGACAACTATGTGCAGGCCGGCCTCATCTACAAAGGCCCGTTCGATGCGCGCGCCAAGGACGACATCGGCTTCGCCCTCGCCCGCGTCCACGTCAACCCGGCCTTCCGTAAAAACGCCGAAGCGAGCAACCGCGCCAACGCCGTGTACAACTACGACGATCCGTCGTTCCTGCCGCCGCAAGACACCGAATACAGCGCTGAGCTCTATTACGGCGTGCACGTCACGAACTGGCTGACCGTACGCCCGAACCTGCAATACATCCGCCATCCGGGCGGCGTGGACAAGGTCGATGACGCGCTGATCGGCGGGATCAAGATCCAGTCCTCGTTCTAA
- a CDS encoding VF530 family DNA-binding protein: MNEQSPDPLHGVTLEQILTALVAHYEWSGLAERIDIRCFKSDPSIKSSLTFLRKTPWAREKVERLYVKLARTKRPL, encoded by the coding sequence ATGAACGAACAATCCCCCGATCCGCTGCACGGCGTGACCCTCGAACAGATCCTCACCGCCTTGGTGGCCCACTACGAATGGTCGGGGCTGGCCGAGCGTATCGACATCCGTTGCTTCAAGAGCGATCCGAGCATCAAGTCGAGCCTGACGTTTTTGCGCAAGACCCCATGGGCGCGGGAGAAGGTCGAGCGTCTGTACGTGAAGCTTGCGCGCACCAAGCGACCGCTCTGA
- a CDS encoding Pr6Pr family membrane protein has product MDAVWRRRLTTLAAVLGWAGLAIQLYLIFFARLSVGASLLGGLVSFFSYFTVLTNTLAATVLTCFVTLRESAARRWLLQPWVSSGVAVSIAVVGLAYSVLLRHLWHPEGWQFIADELLHDVMPLLFLGYWWLCVPKGTLRLWHLPLWLIYPLVYFIYALLRGHLLGAYAYPFIDVAVLGYPQVFINAGGILVGFVVIGLAVIGIDRWRSVRR; this is encoded by the coding sequence ATGGACGCCGTGTGGCGGCGCCGCCTGACTACCCTCGCCGCCGTGCTGGGCTGGGCGGGATTGGCGATTCAGCTGTACCTGATTTTTTTTGCGCGCTTGAGTGTCGGCGCCAGTCTGTTGGGCGGGCTGGTGAGTTTCTTCAGTTACTTCACGGTGTTGACCAATACGCTGGCGGCAACGGTGCTGACCTGCTTCGTCACGTTGCGTGAATCCGCCGCACGGCGCTGGCTCCTGCAGCCGTGGGTGAGCAGTGGCGTTGCTGTGAGCATTGCCGTGGTCGGCCTCGCCTATAGCGTTCTGCTGCGGCATTTGTGGCACCCCGAAGGCTGGCAATTTATCGCCGACGAATTGCTCCACGACGTAATGCCGCTGCTGTTTCTGGGCTATTGGTGGTTGTGCGTACCCAAAGGCACGTTGCGGTTGTGGCATCTGCCGTTGTGGCTGATTTATCCGCTGGTGTATTTCATCTACGCCTTGCTGCGCGGGCATTTGCTGGGCGCTTATGCGTATCCGTTCATTGATGTGGCGGTGCTGGGTTATCCACAGGTGTTTATCAATGCCGGGGGGATATTGGTGGGGTTTGTGGTGATTGGGTTAGCGGTGATTGGCATAGACCGCTGGCGATCTGTACGACGTTGA
- a CDS encoding siderophore-interacting protein, whose amino-acid sequence MTAVDTQTIHRVMHEIKRRRLEVLRVVDITPRMRRITLGGPELAGFISLGTDDHVKLLFPQNAEQTAALETMVLGGKNEGPMPEMRDYTPRRYDLDTLELDIDFVLHGDGPASTWAEQATPGQFLHIGGPRGSMIVPDIFDSYLLIGDETALPAIARRLEGLAANRKALVVIEVANGGEQQVLESAAQVNVIWVLREGGKDNLLTTVKQLQVPKGNLYAWVATETKVSRQVRRVLLDEHGLDEKLVKAVGYWRAEGSEEE is encoded by the coding sequence ATGACTGCAGTCGATACTCAAACCATTCACCGTGTGATGCACGAAATCAAACGCCGTCGCCTCGAAGTGCTGCGCGTGGTCGATATCACCCCACGCATGCGCCGTATCACCCTTGGCGGGCCCGAACTGGCCGGCTTCATCAGCCTCGGTACCGACGATCACGTCAAACTGCTGTTCCCGCAGAACGCCGAACAAACCGCTGCCCTGGAGACGATGGTGCTCGGCGGCAAGAACGAAGGCCCGATGCCCGAAATGCGCGACTACACCCCGCGCCGCTACGACCTCGACACGCTTGAGCTGGACATTGATTTCGTCCTGCACGGTGACGGGCCTGCCTCGACCTGGGCCGAACAGGCTACACCCGGGCAGTTCCTGCACATCGGCGGGCCGCGTGGCTCGATGATCGTGCCGGACATCTTCGACAGCTACCTGCTGATCGGCGACGAAACCGCCCTGCCCGCCATCGCCCGCCGCCTCGAAGGCCTGGCGGCCAATCGCAAGGCGCTGGTGGTGATCGAAGTGGCAAACGGCGGCGAGCAGCAAGTGCTGGAAAGTGCAGCGCAGGTCAATGTGATCTGGGTATTGCGCGAAGGCGGGAAGGACAACCTGCTGACCACCGTCAAGCAGTTGCAGGTGCCTAAAGGCAATCTGTATGCGTGGGTGGCCACCGAGACCAAGGTTTCCCGGCAGGTTCGGCGGGTGTTGCTCGATGAGCATGGCCTCGACGAGAAGCTGGTGAAAGCCGTCGGCTACTGGCGCGCCGAAGGATCCGAAGAAGAGTGA
- a CDS encoding PadR family transcriptional regulator, with protein MRDPHSPHREHGDGRDGFEKRPGRERGGRGPRVFAPGDLKLLLLALVAEQPCHGYDLIRQIEGMFDGAYSPSPGVIYPTLTFLEESELITGDAEGGKKRYSVTDAGRLSLGEQAVALDGVRMRIDVSKRSLRGHDRPPEIHEAVHNLRHALQLHHGRWSAEEILRVRDLLNDTAKAIVDGPAVQLASEKAE; from the coding sequence ATGAGAGACCCTCATTCCCCCCACCGCGAACACGGTGACGGCCGTGACGGCTTCGAGAAACGCCCCGGCCGCGAACGCGGCGGCCGTGGCCCGCGGGTGTTTGCCCCCGGCGATCTGAAATTGCTGTTGCTGGCGCTGGTCGCCGAGCAGCCCTGCCACGGCTACGACCTGATCCGCCAGATCGAAGGCATGTTCGACGGCGCCTACAGCCCGAGCCCCGGCGTGATCTACCCGACCCTGACCTTTCTGGAAGAAAGCGAACTGATCACGGGCGATGCCGAGGGCGGCAAAAAACGCTACAGCGTGACCGACGCCGGGCGCCTGTCCCTGGGCGAGCAAGCGGTGGCGCTGGATGGCGTGCGCATGCGTATCGACGTCAGCAAACGTTCACTGCGCGGCCACGACCGGCCGCCAGAAATTCACGAGGCGGTGCATAACCTGCGCCATGCCCTGCAACTGCACCACGGGCGCTGGAGCGCGGAAGAAATCCTGCGTGTACGCGATCTGCTCAACGACACCGCCAAAGCCATCGTCGACGGCCCCGCCGTTCAACTTGCCTCGGAGAAAGCCGAATGA